CTGGACATGATGAGGACCGCGACGAACGTCGCCGGTCAGGCCGTCGTGCCGGTGATCGTCGCCGCGCGCGAGCGGATCCTCGACCGCGACGCATACGACTCGGCCTCGGCGTCTCCGGTGGACGAGGGCGGGACGCCCGAGCCGGAGCAGAAGGAGGCCGTCCCCGCCACCGTGTGATCTGCCGACCGGCGGGCCCGCGGCGCCGACGCGAACCGCCCCGCCCCCGCGCCGGGCAGCTTCGTGTGCCGGTCCAACGTGGACCGGCCGACGAGGCGGACCGGAAGCTTCGGCGCACCGGAAGCTCGGCGCACCGGCCCGCTTCGGCGGGCCGTGGGTGCGGAGCGCAGGCGCCCGCCCTAGACTGGCAAGATCATCGTTTTCGTCCGGAAGCGGGAGATGCGCACCATGTCGAAGCGAGGCAACAAGCGGCGGGCCAGGAAGAAGCGGAAAGCGAACCACGGCAAGCGCCCCAACGCCTGACCGCCCCCACGCCTGACCGCTTTCGCCGGTTCGGCGCAGACCATCCGAGGACCGGTCCGCGAAACCCGCGGACCGGTCCTCGGCGTTTCCGCCCGCCGATGGGCCGTAGGCTTACCGGACAACAGTTCGGTGGCCGGTGGCCGGGAGGACGTCTGACGTGGGTGGTGCCGGTCGGGGCAAGCGGATGCCGCGTGCCATGCGGGAGCAGCAGATGCTCGACGCCGCAGTGCAGACGTTCGGGCAACGGGGGTACCGGCCGGCGTCGATGGACGAGATCGCCGAGCTCGCGGGGGTGTCCAAGCCGCTGGTCTACCTCTATCTGAACTCCAAGGAAGACCTCTTCACCGCCTGTATCCGGCGGGAGTCCGCGGCACTGGTCGCGGCCGTACGGGCCGCGGTGGACCCGGGGCTGCCGGCGGACCGTCAACTGTGGGAGGGCCTGACCGCGTTCTTCCGGCACACGAACGAGCACCCGGACGCCTGGGCCGTGCTGCACCGGCAGGCCCGTACGCACGGCGAGCCGTTCGCCGCCGAGGTGGCGGTGCTGCGGGACGAGATCGTGACGTTCGTGACGGGGCTGATCGGGGCGGCGGCGCGCGAGGCCCACGGGCCCGGCGAAGTCGCCGCCGGGGAAGCGGCGGGCCTGGCCCAGGCACTCGTCGGGGCGGCGGAGTCGCTGGCCGGGTGGGCGAACGACACCCCGGGCGTCTCCGCGCGGCAGGCGGCGGCGACGCTGATGAACTTCGCATGGGAGGGCCTGGGAAACCTCATGAAGGGGGAACGCTGGGCGCCGCCCGCCCGATGAGGTGCCGCCGGTCCCTCGCGGCCCGCCCGCG
The Streptomyces tirandamycinicus DNA segment above includes these coding regions:
- a CDS encoding TetR/AcrR family transcriptional regulator; its protein translation is MPRAMREQQMLDAAVQTFGQRGYRPASMDEIAELAGVSKPLVYLYLNSKEDLFTACIRRESAALVAAVRAAVDPGLPADRQLWEGLTAFFRHTNEHPDAWAVLHRQARTHGEPFAAEVAVLRDEIVTFVTGLIGAAAREAHGPGEVAAGEAAGLAQALVGAAESLAGWANDTPGVSARQAAATLMNFAWEGLGNLMKGERWAPPAR
- a CDS encoding 50S ribosomal protein bL37: MSKRGNKRRARKKRKANHGKRPNA